Proteins from one Doryrhamphus excisus isolate RoL2022-K1 chromosome 19, RoL_Dexc_1.0, whole genome shotgun sequence genomic window:
- the LOC131107638 gene encoding formin-like isoform X4, with protein sequence MAKPPVLTFFRNISEEHNADVTQEEAEMKKIKNFEAPPLDNSCSYVIFFVGQQERSTSNLDGEKENHSSEEKRNQLNAAEEGDDTINAEQVTTVKDKNSSSVLGQQLETYQIDKVHLIGSPEGEFKPFKCELCLTECTNTDGDCDEAKNYKQDSTKEPNQDVRINGEDVMTSCCQEEFTATRTCNDFESEEFALRTCPKNVLITVTRTEHTVEDVVEDNLTCEQSNELSLKIDNLDDISARPMNNSPNIVISPANNMPPPGSTISRATFSPGPPTDKQVQIPALFSGLRVLKKSVVGPGLDTIAQIQPLTEGIKTVNPPEKQVDQKVHGNFLGQISQLLNSDKREDDNSEDPVETKENITEKNQEVDTEKDTSGSCQSTKPPVSGAEAAFHAFKAFFTPKPLKKELTENADTDATRKRIRTEKDALKAFFERTSNKNPEEKLGSNSKSEASSPVQGEERTPGHLQVVWPPPKEDKVGLKYTEAEHQAALLQLKRECKEEVEKLQEDFYLEFSRQREENKVKMSCLELTLSELQAELSKVNIPKRGTLRDVAVSSQDDACLQKAFRTVCIQTDRESFVRNDEDGKRRDCLPQQQKVTPKKLDLASISLSLAGQQEGEPPCSAPNKTVSPPPLLQCLSSTVNSKQTSNIPPPLPPPPPPPPAPSMIAAGPPPPPPPPPAPSMIAAGPPPPPPPPPAPSMSAAGPPPPPPPAFMAGLTPATTPSLYAAPRKPQVEPSRPMKPLYWTRIQIQDNKSNTLWNVLEEPHIVNPVEFEELFAKTITRLKRKPLVDNYEKKSKTRKIIKLLDGKRSQTVGILISSLHLEMKDIQQAVLTVDNSVVDLETIEALYENRAQPEELEKIMTHFSTSKEEEVKLLDKPEQFLYELSQIPDFAGRARCIIFKSGFNDGMASIQHKLHIVSTVSEALLEKSGVREVLGLVLALGNHMNGGNRVRGQADGFGLEILPKLKDVKSRDNRISLVDYVVSYYLHNVDKNAGTDKSVYPLPEPQDVFLAAQVNFDDLNAELRKLGRDLAGCEKDVQKVCSDSPEEHLQPFKDRMETFLLSARKEHAEASYQLMAAEKSFQDLCVYFELKSKAGDKELTAGHFFMLWFEFSADFKARWKRENRNISKERIKEAQLSVKRITAEKKVETRKIIPNSLKERLRQKEANMTLT encoded by the exons ATGGCAAAGCCGCCTGTCCTAACATTTTTCCGGAACATTTCAGAAGAACACAATGCTGATGTAACACAGGAAGAGGCTGAGATGAAGAAAATCAAGAATTTTGAAGCACCTCCTTTGGATAACTCATGCTCgtatgttatattttttgttggACAACAAGAGAGAAGCACTTCCAACTTGGATGGAGAAAAAGAAAACCACTCAAGTGAGGAGAAGAGAAATCAATTGAATGCAGCAGAGGAAGGTGATGATACAATAAATGCTGAACAAGTCACGACGGTGAAAGATAAAAATAGCTCATCTGTGCTTGGACAACAATTGGAAACATATCAAATTGATAAAGTTCACCTCATTGGCTCGCCTGAAGGTGAATTTAAGCCATTCAAATGTGAACTCTGTTTGACAGAATGTACAAATACAGATGGTGATTGCGATGAGGCAAAGAACTACAAACAGGATTCCACTAAAGAACCCAACCAGGATGTGAGGATCAATGGTGAAGACGTGATGACTTCATGTTGTCAGGAGGAGTTCACCGCCACCAGGACTTGCAATGATTTTGAAAGTGAGGAATTTGCATTGAGAACATGTCCCAAAAATGTCTTGATTACTGTGACTCGGACAGAACATACTGTTGAAGATGTGGTAGAAGACAACCTAACATGTGAGCAAAGCAATGAGCTCTCCTTGAAAATTGACAATTTGGACGACATCTCCGCAAGACCAATGAATAATTCACCAAATATTGTCATATCACCTGCAAACAATATGCCTCCACCTGGATCCACCATCTCCAGAGCCACCTTCTCCCCAGGCCCACCAACAGACAAGCAAGTCCAGATCCCTGCCCTCTTTAGCGGTCTGAGAGTCCTGAAGAAGAGTGTGGTCGGACCTGGACTTGATACAATTGCTCAAATCCAACCTTTAACTGAAGGAATAAAGACAGTGAACCCCCCTGAGAAGCAGGTGGATCAAAAGGTCCACGGAAACTTCCTGGGCCAGATCTCCCAGTTACTGAACTCGGACAAAAGAGAGGACGATAACAGCGAAGATCCAGTTGAAACTAAAGAGAATATCACTGAAAAGAATCAAGAAGTTGACACTGAAAAGGACACTTCAGGGTCATGTCAGTCCACTAAACCACCTGTTTCTGGTGCGGAAGCAGCCTTTCATGCTTTCAAGGCCTTTTTCACCCCAAAGCCTTTAAAGAAGGAGCTGACAGAGAATGCGGACACAGATGCAACAAGGAAAAGGATCAGGACAGAAAAAGATGCTCTGAAAGCATTTTTTGAGAGAACTTCTAACAAGAACCCGGAGGAGAAACTTGGATCTAATTCCAAA TCAGAAGCCTCCAGCCCAGTACAAGGAGAAGAGCGAACGCCCGGACATCTACAAGTTGTGTGGCCTCCACCCAAAGAAGACAAAGTTGGCTTGAAGTATACCGAAGCAG AGCACCAGGCTGCTCTGCTTCAACTCAAGAGAGAATGCAAAGAAGAAGTGGAGAAGTTACAG GAGGACTTCTACCTGGAATTCTCCCGACAGAGAGAAGAGAACAAGGTCAAAATGTCCTGCCTGGAGCTCACACTATCTGAGCTGCAGGCTGAGCTTTCCAAGGTCAACATCCCCAAACGTGGCACGCTCAGAGACGTAGCCGTGTCATCGCAAGACGATGCGTGTCTCCAGAAAGCCTTCCGCACCGTCTGCATACAAACAGACCGAGAGAGCTTTGTCAGGAATGATGAAGACGGGAAAAGGAGAGACTGCTTACCTCAACAGCAAAAAGTAACTCCCAAAAAACTAGACCTGGCTTCGATCAGCTTGAGCCTGGCAGGTCAGCAAGAAGGAGAGCCTCCATGCTCTGCACCAAACAAAACCGTCAGTCCACCTCCACTTTTGCAATGTTTGTCATCAACAGTGAACTCCAAACAAACATCAAACATTCCCCCACCACTTCCtccgccaccaccacctccacctgCTCCTTCCATGATAGCAGCGggtcccccaccaccaccaccacctccacctgCTCCTTCCATGATAGCAGCGggtcccccaccaccaccaccacctccacctgCTCCTTCCATGTCAGCGGCGGGtcccccaccacctccaccacctGCATTTATGGCAGGGTTAACCCCAGCAACAACCCCATCTTTGTATGCGGCTCCAAGGAAGCCTCAGGTGGAGCCTTCCCGTCCAATGAAGCCTCTGTACTGGACCAGGATTCAGATTCAGGATAACAA GAGCAACACACTGTGGAATGTTCTAGAAGAACCACATATTGTGAATCCAGTGGAGTTTGAGGAGCTATTTGCCAAAACCATCACACGCCTGAAGAGAAAACCACTGGTGGACAATTATGAAAAGAAATCAAAAACCAGAAAG ATCATTAAGCTGCTGGATGGTAAGCGCTCTCAGACTGTGGGCATCCTCATATCAAGCCTTCATCTGGAGATGAAAGATATCCAACAAG CTGTTCTGACAGTGGATAACTCTGTGGTGGACCTGGAGACAATTGAAGCACTTTACGAGAAT AGAGCTCAGCCAGAGGAGCTGGAGAAGATCATGACACACTTCAGCACCtccaaagaggaggaggttaAACTCCTGGATAAACCTGAACA GTTCCTGTATGAACTCTCGCAGATTCCAGACTTCGCTGGCAGGGCTCGCTGCATCATTTTCAAGTCAGGCTTCAACGATGGGATGGCCTCCATCCAACATAAACTTCACATTGTCTCCACTGTGTCTGAG gctctgctggagaagagcggCGTGAGGGAGGTGCTGGGACTGGTGTTGGCTTTGGGAAATCACATGAACGGAGGCAATAGGGTCAGAGGCCAGGCTGATGGGTTCGGCCTGGAGATCCTTCCGAAACTCAAGGATGTCAAGAGCAGG GACAATCGCATCAGCCTGGTGGACTATGTGGTATCATATTACCTTCACAATGTGGACAAG AATGCTGGAACAGACAAGAGTGTTTACCCACTTCCTGAACCTCAGGATGTCTTCCTAGCAGCTCAGGTCAATTTTGATGACCTCAATGCAGAGCTGAGAAAGCTTGGGAGAGATCTGGCAG GATGCGAAAAGGACGTGCAGAAAGTCTGCTCAGACTCTCCTGAAGAACATCTGCAGCCGTTTAAAGACAGAATGGAGACTTTTCTTCTCAGTG CACGTAAAGAACATGCTGAGGCTTCATATCAGCTGATGGCTGCAGAGAAGAG TTTTCAGGACCTGTGTGTGTACTTTGAGCTGAAGTCCAAGGCAGGAGACAAGGAGTTGACAGCCGGTCATTTCTTCATGCTGTGGTTTGAATTTAGTGCTGACTTCAAGGCCAGGTGGAAAAGGGAGAACAGGAACatctctaaagaaag GATAAAAGAAGCCCAGTTGTCTGTGAAGAGGATCACGGCAGAGAAGAAAGTCGAGACCAGAAAAATAATCCCTAACAGTCTG AAAGAACGCCTGCGACAGAAAGAAGCTAACATGACCTTGACTTAA